In the Gossypium arboreum isolate Shixiya-1 chromosome 10, ASM2569848v2, whole genome shotgun sequence genome, one interval contains:
- the LOC108464843 gene encoding photosynthetic NDH subunit of subcomplex B 5, chloroplastic has product MLTRKINKETKKKEKKMAVQAALSVVSVSSVPKIRCKKVETRVNVMKNQREVGLVKFKLVRNHGDGRINFTRLNAAGLSEIEPDLNEDPLDRWATNSVSSEDFKYGEYDGHHTYFEGEEKGTFWGAIADDIEAIEPPTGFQGFISWLFLPAVAAGMFFNVPGEYLFIGAGVFTAIFCIIEMDKPDKPHHFEPQIYNMERGARDKLINDYNTMSIWDFNEKYGDLWDFTIKKDDITKR; this is encoded by the exons ATGCTCACAAGGAagataaacaaagaaacaaaaaaaaaagaaaagaaaatggcaGTTCAGGCAGCACTCTCAGTTGTCTCAGTAAGTTCAGTGCCTAAAATCAGGTGTAAGAAGGTTGAAACCAGAGTTAATGTAATGAAGAACCAAAGAGAGGTTGGTCTTGTTAAGTTCAAGCTGGTTAGAAACCATGGGGATGGAAGAATCAACTTCACAAGATTGAATGCTGCAGGGTTGTCTGAGATTGAACCTGATCTCAATGAAGACCCTCTTGACAGATGGGCCACCAACAGCGTCAGCTCT GAAGATTTTAAGTATGGAGAATATGATGGGCACCATACTTACTTTGAAGGAGAGGAGAAAG GAACATTTTGGGGAGCCATTGCTGATGACATTGAAGCTATTGAACCTCCAACAGGATTCCAAGGCTTTATTTCATGGCTCTTCCTCCCTGCAGTTGCTGCCGGAATGTTTTTCAATGTTCCA GGGGAGTACTTGTTCATAGGAGCTGGAGTGTTTACGGCTATATTTTGTATAATTGAGATGGATAAACCAGATAAGCCTCACCACTTTGAGCCACAGATATATAACATGGAAAGGGGAGCTCGTGATAAGTTAATAAACGACTACAATACCATGAGCATTTGGGATTTTAATGAGAAATATGGAGATCTCTGGGATTTCACTATCAAGAAAGATGATATAACAAAGAGATAA